One window of Medicago truncatula cultivar Jemalong A17 chromosome 2, MtrunA17r5.0-ANR, whole genome shotgun sequence genomic DNA carries:
- the LOC11445574 gene encoding uncharacterized protein isoform X1 encodes MKLFSSVTGVVFPDPKNRLFLWTLLILLSLICGAYFLGNAFSAKEYKQRLARWGLIYSMPDTTTSNSNACKKQCRPSGTQALPQGIVARTSNLETRPLWDDSAVNNRISNHPLNLLAISVGVKQKEVVDKIVKKFPSSDFVVMLFHYDGFVDGWKNLAWSNRAIHVSAINQTKWWFAKRFLHPDIVADYNYIFLWDEDLLVDNFDPKRYLSIVKEEGLEISQPALDPGKSEIHHPLTVHKAGSKVHRRYYKFKGSGRCDDNSTAPPCLGWVEMMAPVFSKKSWQCVWHMIQNDLIHAWGLDRQLGYCAQGDRMKNVGVVDSEYIVHLGLPTLGGSNGNEGSSNSHRDDSDRPKVRMQSYIEMQVFGKRWKDAAKKDQCWIDPYEQQQANQTSH; translated from the exons ATGAAGCTTTTTAGTTCTGTAACG GGTGTTGTCTTTCCGGATCCAAAAAATAGGCTGTTCCTTTGGACACTCCTCATTCTTCTTTCCTTGATTTGCGGCGCTTATTTCCTTGGCAATGCATTCTCTGCAAAGGAGTACAAACAA agacTGGCACGATGGGGACTAATTTATTCAATGCCCGATACAACAACATCCAATTCCAATGCATGCAag AAACAATGCCGCCCTTCTGGAACTCAGGCATTGCCTCAAGGAATTGTTGCTAGGACCTCTAACTTGGAAACACGGCCCTTATGGGACGACTCTGCTGTAAATAAT AGAATTTCGAACCACCCATTGAATTTGTTGGCTATCTCAGTAGGAGTTAAGCAAAAAGAAGTTGTTGATAAAATCGTCAAAAAG TTCCCGTCAAGTGATTTTGTTGTGATGCTTTTTCATTATGATGGCTTTGTGGATGGATGGAAGAATTTAGCTTGGAGTAATCGTGCCATACATGTGTCTGCTATAAATCAAACGAAATG GTGGTTTGCAAAACGATTTTTGCATCCAGACATAGTTGCTGACTACAATTATATATTTCTCTGGGATGAGGACCTTCTTGTCGATAATTTTGACCCGAAAAG GTATTTATCTATTGTTAAAGAAGAAGGGCTAGAGATATCACAGCCTGCACTGGATCCTGGTAAATCAGAAATACATCATCCATTGACAGTTCATAAAGCAGGATCAAAAGTACACAG AAGGTATTATAAGTTTAAAGGTAGCGGAAGGTGTGATGACAATAGCACCGCTCCTCCTTGCTTAGG ATGGGTGGAAATGATGGCACCAGTGTTTTCTAAAAAATCTTGGCAATGTGTATGGCATATGATCCAG AATGACTTAATCCATGCCTGGGGACTGGACAGACAACTTGGTTATTGTGCACAG GGTGATCGAATGAAAAATGTAGGTGTGGTGGATTCTGAGTACATAGTTCATCTTGGCCTGCCCACTCTCGGGGGATCTAATGGAAATGAG GGGTCGTCAAATTCCCATAGAGATGATAGTGATAGACCTAAA GTGAGGATGCAGTCGTATATTGAAATGCAGGTTTTTGGGAAAAGATGGAAAGATGCAGCAAAAAAGGACCAATGTTGGATTGATCCATATGAACAACAACAGGCAAATCAGACTAGTCATTAG
- the LOC11445574 gene encoding uncharacterized protein isoform X2 has protein sequence MKLFSSVTGVVFPDPKNRLFLWTLLILLSLICGAYFLGNAFSAKEYKQRLARWGLIYSMPDTTTSNSNACKKQCRPSGTQALPQGIVARTSNLETRPLWDDSAVNNFKLISADLYRWWQFPSSDFVVMLFHYDGFVDGWKNLAWSNRAIHVSAINQTKWWFAKRFLHPDIVADYNYIFLWDEDLLVDNFDPKRYLSIVKEEGLEISQPALDPGKSEIHHPLTVHKAGSKVHRRYYKFKGSGRCDDNSTAPPCLGWVEMMAPVFSKKSWQCVWHMIQNDLIHAWGLDRQLGYCAQGDRMKNVGVVDSEYIVHLGLPTLGGSNGNEGSSNSHRDDSDRPKVRMQSYIEMQVFGKRWKDAAKKDQCWIDPYEQQQANQTSH, from the exons ATGAAGCTTTTTAGTTCTGTAACG GGTGTTGTCTTTCCGGATCCAAAAAATAGGCTGTTCCTTTGGACACTCCTCATTCTTCTTTCCTTGATTTGCGGCGCTTATTTCCTTGGCAATGCATTCTCTGCAAAGGAGTACAAACAA agacTGGCACGATGGGGACTAATTTATTCAATGCCCGATACAACAACATCCAATTCCAATGCATGCAag AAACAATGCCGCCCTTCTGGAACTCAGGCATTGCCTCAAGGAATTGTTGCTAGGACCTCTAACTTGGAAACACGGCCCTTATGGGACGACTCTGCTGTAAATAAT TTTAAACTCATATCTGCTGACTTGTACCGCTGGTGGCAGTTCCCGTCAAGTGATTTTGTTGTGATGCTTTTTCATTATGATGGCTTTGTGGATGGATGGAAGAATTTAGCTTGGAGTAATCGTGCCATACATGTGTCTGCTATAAATCAAACGAAATG GTGGTTTGCAAAACGATTTTTGCATCCAGACATAGTTGCTGACTACAATTATATATTTCTCTGGGATGAGGACCTTCTTGTCGATAATTTTGACCCGAAAAG GTATTTATCTATTGTTAAAGAAGAAGGGCTAGAGATATCACAGCCTGCACTGGATCCTGGTAAATCAGAAATACATCATCCATTGACAGTTCATAAAGCAGGATCAAAAGTACACAG AAGGTATTATAAGTTTAAAGGTAGCGGAAGGTGTGATGACAATAGCACCGCTCCTCCTTGCTTAGG ATGGGTGGAAATGATGGCACCAGTGTTTTCTAAAAAATCTTGGCAATGTGTATGGCATATGATCCAG AATGACTTAATCCATGCCTGGGGACTGGACAGACAACTTGGTTATTGTGCACAG GGTGATCGAATGAAAAATGTAGGTGTGGTGGATTCTGAGTACATAGTTCATCTTGGCCTGCCCACTCTCGGGGGATCTAATGGAAATGAG GGGTCGTCAAATTCCCATAGAGATGATAGTGATAGACCTAAA GTGAGGATGCAGTCGTATATTGAAATGCAGGTTTTTGGGAAAAGATGGAAAGATGCAGCAAAAAAGGACCAATGTTGGATTGATCCATATGAACAACAACAGGCAAATCAGACTAGTCATTAG
- the LOC25485878 gene encoding glycosyltransferase BC10, with protein sequence MARMRGGGEEGDRDPTKQQQHSGLVRLVQQLVTLLLVFAAGVVIGLTTTSHIHYFNTHNNNNNYLHFISQQPSASSSDVFNLDTIHTLQQQQPNNNNNNCNCNCTIIEPPSPPPPPPPPPPPPPSEEEDLLESFLHPSNITHTFSDHQLFWRASLVPKKYHYPYARVPKLAFMYLTRGPLPLLPLWERFFQGHSHLFNIYIHAPPGYILNVSDSSPFYRRNIPSQAVSWGTVTLADAERRLLANALLDFSNERFVLLSESCIPVYNFPTVYRYLIDSAHSFVESYDDPSRYGRGRYSRNMLPDIQLKHWRKGSQWFELNRALAVYIVSDTQYFSLFRKYCKPACYPDEHYLPTFLNMFHGSLNSNRTVTWVDWSMLGPHPATYGRDNITVGFIQAIRNNGSLCPYNSDMTSICYLFARKFDPSALEPLLDLSSEVMNF encoded by the exons ATGGCAAGGATGCGTGGAGGAGGAGAAGAAGGAGACAGAGATCCGACGAAGCAGCAACAGCACTCTGGTTTGGTTAGATTGGTACAACAACTTGTTACATTGTTGCTTGTTTTTGCTGCTGGTGTCGTCATTGGTTTAACCACAACTTCTCACATTCACTACTTCAATactcacaacaataataataactatCTTCATTTCATTTCCCAACAAccttctgcttcttcttctgATGTCTTCAATCTCGATACTATCCACACcctccaacaacaacaacccaacaataacaacaacaactgtaACTGTAATTGTACAATCATTGAACctccttctcctcctcctcctcctcctcctccaccaccaccaccaccctcCGAAGAGGAGGATTTGTTGGAGTCCTTTCTTCATCCTTCCAACATCACCCACACCTTCTCCGACCATCAACTTTTCTGGAGGGCTTCCCTTGTTCCTAAGAAATACCACTATCCCTATGCTCGTGTACCTAAACTCGCTTTCATGTACCTCACTAGGGGACCTTTACCCTTGTTGCCACTCTGGGAGAGATTCTTTCAAGGCCACTCCCATCTCTTCAACATTTATATCCACGCTCCTCCTGGTTATATTCTCAACGTTTCAGATTCTTCTCCCTTTTATCGACGCAACATCCCAAGTCAG GCTGTTTCTTGGGGAACAGTTACGCTGGCCGATGCAGAGAGGCGGCTACTAGCCAATGCACTGCTCGACTTTTCAAATGAGCGCTTTGTTCTACTCTCAGAGAGTTGCATCCCAGTCTACAACTTCCCTACTGTTTACAGATATCTCATTGATTCTGCACACAGCTTTGTTGAATCATATGACGATCCTTCCCGTTATGGCCGAGGCCGCTACAGTCGCAATATGCTTCCTGATATTCAGCTTAAACACTGGCGCAAAGGCTCTCAATGGTTCGAACTCAACCGTGCACTTGCTGTTTATATAGTCTCTGACACCCAATACTTTTCTCTCTTCCGTAAATACTGTAAGCCTGCTTGCTACCCAGATGAACACTACCTTCCAACCTTCCTGAATATGTTCCATGGTTCCCTTAATTCAAACAGAACAGTCACATGGGTCGACTGGTCAATGCTCGGTCCTCATCCAGCAACCTACGGGAGGGACAATATAACTGTCGGTTTTATACAGGCTATAAGGAACAATGGATCCCTTTGTCCATATAATTCAGATATGACTTCCATTTGTTACCTCTTTGCTCGCAAGTTTGATCCCAGTGCATTGGAGCCCTTGCTTGACCTCTCTTCCGAAGTcatgaacttttaa
- the LOC11433847 gene encoding chloride channel protein CLC-c — MESLTEERIEIRDDHKQPLLIRSRINNSSQLAIVGANICPIQSLDYELIENDLLKQDWRSRTKVEIYQYVVLKWTLALLIGLITGLVGFFNNLGVENIAGFKLLLTNNLMLKQKYHEAFAVYVGCNMILGVGAAALCAYIAPAAAGSGIPEVKAYLNGIDAHSILAPSTLFVKIFGSILGVAAGFIVGKEGPMVHTGACIANLLGQGGSRKYRLTWKWLRYFKNDRDRRDLITCGAAAGVAAAFRAPVGGVLFALEEAASWWRSALLWRTFFTTAVVAVVLRSLMQFCHQGGGRCGLFGEGGLIMFDVNSAKPAYTTPDLLAVIFLGVIGGLMGSFYNYLVDKVLRTYGAINERGPIFKILLVMIISFVTSCIRFGLPLLSKCVPCPGECPSSPTGGFSIHYDNFQCPPNHYNDLSSLFFTTNDDAIRSLFNDGSASANTGFQLSSLIIFFVAIYLLGIVTYGVAIPSGLFIPVILAGASYGRLIGTVMAPFTALDTGLFALLGAASFLGGTMRMTVSLCVILLELTNNLLMLPLVMLVLLISKTVADCFNKGVYDQIVALKGLPYMEAHAEPYMRNLVAGDVVSGPLFSFCGIEKVGNILHALKVTEHHGFPVVDEPPLTDAPELCGLVLRSHLLVLLKHKTLFTRERVMTGSTIVNKVKARDFAKPGLGRGIRVEDLDISQEEMEMYVDLHPITNTSPYTVVETMSLAKAALLFRELGLRHLLVVPKKPGRPPIVGILTRHDFMHDYILGLFPNLNPHK, encoded by the exons ATGGAGTCATTAACAGAGGAAAGGATTGAGATAAGAGATGATCACAAACAGCCGTtactcatcagaagcagaattAATAACTCTTCTCAACTCGCCATCGTTGGAGCCAATATTTGCCCTATTCAGAGTCTTGATTACGA GTTAATTGAGAATGATCTATTGAAACAGGACTGGAGGTCAAGAACAAAGGTTGAGATATACCAATATGTTGTTCTGAAGTGGACCCTTGCACTTCTTATTGGTTTAATTACAGGACTTGTTGGGTTCTTTAATAACCTTGGAGTTGAGAATATTGCTGGTTTCAAACTTCTACTCACCAACAATCTCATGCTCAAGCAAAAGTACCATGAGGCATTTGCAGTGTACGTTGGTTGTAACATGATTTTAGGGGTTGGTGCGGCAGCCCTGTGTGCTTACATTGCTCCTGCAGCTGCTGGCTCTGGCATACCAGAGGTGAAGGCATACCTCAACGGCATTGATGCACATTCTATATTGGCCCCATCTACCCTCTTTGTCAAG ATATTTGGTTCGATTTTAGGAGTTGCTGCTGGTTTCATTGTGGGGAAAGAAGGACCCATGGTTCATACAGGTGCTTGCATTGCTAATTTACTCGGACAAGGTGGTTCGCGTAAATATCGACTCACCTGGAAATGGCTCAGATACTTCAAAAATGATAGAGATAGGAGGGATTTGATCACGTGCGGTGCAGCTGCTGGTGTTGCCGCTGCCTTCCGTGCCCCCGTTGGTGGTGTTCTGTTCGCACTCGAAGAGGCAGCTTCATGGTGGAGGAGTGCTCTTCTGTGGCGCACATTCTTTACCACTGCAGTAGTAGCAGTTGTTTTGAGGAGTCTTATGCAGTTCTGTCATCAGGGAGGAGGCAGATGTGGTCTGTTTGGAGAAGGGGGACTCATCATGTTTGATGTTAATTCTGCAAAGCCTGCCTACACCACACCTGACCTCCTCGCAGTTATATTTCTTGGAGTCATTGGAGGTCTCATGGGAAGCTTTTACAATTATCTTGTCGATAAAGTCCTTCGCACTTACGGCGCTATAAATGA GAGAGGTCCAATATTCAAGATTCTGCTGGTGATGATTATCTCGTTTGTAACCTCCTGTATTCGATTTGGGCTTCCATTGCTATCAAAGTGTGTGCCATGTCCAGGGGAGTGTCCCAGCTCCCCAACCGGAGGCTTCTCAATACACTACGACAATTTTCAGTGTCCACCAAACCACTACAATGATCTCAGCTCTCTATTTTTCACTACCAACGACGATGCCATCCGCAGCCTATTCAATGATGGCTCCGCCTCTGCTAACACCGGATTTCAGCTATCAAGTCTCATAATTTTCTTCGTGGCGATATACTTGCTTGGAATTGTGACATACGGTGTTGCCATTCCCTCTGGACTCTTCATTCCCGTCATACTTGCTGGAGCTTCTTACGGGCGTCTTATAGGGACTGTGATGGCTCCATTCACAGCTCTTGATACGGGTTTGTTTGCTCTCCTTGGAGCCGCATCTTTCCTTGGTGGCACGATGAGAATGACAGTTTCTCTATGTGTCATACTTCTTGAACTCACTAATAACTTGTTGATGCTACCATTGGTCATGTTGGTTCTCCTCATTTCTAAGACAGTGGCTGATTGTTTTAACAAAGGTGTTTATGATCAGATTGTGGCGTTGAAGGGACTACCTTATATGGAAGCACATGCAGAGCCATACATGAGGAATTTAGTTGCAGGGGATGTTGTTTCTGGTCCACTGTTTTCTTTTTGTGGGATCGAAAAAGTGGGGAATATATTGCACGCTTTGAAAGTGACAGAACATCACGGATTTCCAGTAGTTGATGAGCCTCCTTTGACGGATGCTCCCGAGTTGTGTGGGTTGGTGTTGAGGTCTCATCTTTTGGTGCTTCTCAAGCACAAGACATTGTTCACTAGGGAGAGGGTGATGACAGGGTCTACTATTGTGAACAAGGTTAAGGCAAGGGATTTTGCAAAACCAGGTTTGGGAAGAGGGATAAGGGTGGAGGATTTGGACATTTCACAAGAGGAGATGGAAATGTATGTTGATCTTCATCCAATCACAAATACTTCTCCATATACTGTTGTTGAAACAATGTCTCTTGCAAAAGCTGCTCTTCTGTTTCGGGAGCTTGGACTCAGGCATTTGCTAGTTGTGCCTAAGAAACCAGGA AGGCCTCCAATTGTTGGGATACTGACAAGGCATGATTTCATGCACGACTATATCTTGGGCCTATTCCCAAACTTGAATCCCCACAAGTAG
- the LOC11421150 gene encoding zinc finger CCCH domain-containing protein 5 isoform X2: protein MWSNRKEKRKALKKLKRKERRKEIAEKERLEEEARLNDPEEERKRILLEQQEAERIERDRIAFEEREKAWIIKQQQQRDLEEEQQQLSQRDLEQHESELEEEEEEDVDDDDDGRPEIIWLGNEIIIQKKNPNPLLLLHNHNHHHHHHHQEQHEHHDNRPTSNPFPPESPSQPLHNVAQQPPNFGTELDKAHCPFHLKTAACRFGDRCSRVHFYPDKSCTLLIKNMYNGPGLAWEQDEGLEYTDEEVERCFEEFYEDVHTEFLKFGEIVNFKVCKNGSFHLRGNVYVQYKLLDSALLAYNSVNGRYFAGKQVSCKFVNLTRWKVAICGEYMKSGYKTCSHGTACNFIHCFRNPGGDYEWADSDKPPPKFWVKEMVALFGHSDNCEMSRVHGNFSALKHSSNILETDSDRYHSRRSRSREMGQLYGGRSSRRRQEDERKQRTLDEEWNTNYKDNHKRKYRNKTSDSDSDKEGLEEVDRKKYHEHTRKSSFNWNKDDNSRRHEEYSDVDRVTINRDNEKPHDRKGRNSQKSNRDSRDWIYEAGCDEDRDGDGRKHHISRRKGSRHQSRDNSNVTDESESDKDRGHEEYSDVDWDTMSRENEKQHGSNGRNSQKWNRDSRYRIYEAGSDEDRHRKRHHSSQRKGSRHRSRDNSNVADESESDKDRGHEKYSDVDWDTMSRDNEKQHDSKGKNSQKRNGDSKYQIDEAGSDEDRHRKKHLSSQMKESRHQSSDSGYGIDESDKDKGEMEAQHGYSRKSSRHKRSGLQY, encoded by the exons ATGTGGTCGAATCGAAAGGAGAAGAGGAAGGCATTGAAGAAATTGAAGAGAAAGGAGAGAAGGAAAGAGATTGCTGAGAAGGAACGTTTGGAGGAAGAAGCTCGATTGAATGATCCTGAAGAGGAGAGAAAGAGGATACTCTTGGAGCAGCAAGAGGCGGAGAGAATCGAAAGGGATAGAATCGCTTTCGAAGAGAGGGAGAAAGCTTGGAttatcaaacaacaacaacaacgagacctagaagaagaacaacaacaactatcTCAACGAGACCTAGAACAACATGAATCagaattagaagaagaagaagaagaagacgtTGATGATGACGACGATGGTCGTCCGGAGATTATTTGGCTAGGAAATGAAATTATCATACAAAAGAAGAACCCCAATCCCCTCCTTCTCCTCCACAAccacaaccaccaccaccaccaccaccac CAGGAGCAGCATGAGCATCATGATAATAGACCTACATCCAATCCCTTTCCCCCGGAATCTCCCTCTCAACCTCTGCACAATGTTGCTCAACAACCACCTAATTTCGGAACTGAACTG GATAAAGCTCACTGTCCCTTTCATCTTAAAACTGCAGCATGTCGATTTGGTGACCGATGTAGCAGGGTCCATTTCTACCCCGATAAGTCCTGCACCCTTCTCATCAAAAACATGTACAATGGTCCTGGACTTGCTTGGGAACAAGATGAAGGCCTTGAG TATACAGATGAGGAGGTTGAACGCTGTTTTGAAGAGTTTTATGAAGATGTTCACACAGAGTTCCTGAAGTTTGGTGAAATTGTGAACTTCAAG GTGTGTAAAAATGGTTCATTTCATTTGCGAGGAAATGTCTACGTACAGTATAAGTTGTTGGATTCTGCTCTGCTTGCTTATAACTCAGTTAATGGTCGCTACTTCGCTGGTAAACAG GTGAGCTgtaaatttgttaatttaacAAGATGGAAGGTTGCCATTTGTGGCGAGTATATGAAATCAGGTTACAAG ACTTGTTCCCATGGAACAGCTTGCAATTTTATCCACTGTTTCCGTAATCCTGGCGGAGACTATGAATGGGCAGATTCTGACAAACCACCCCCGAAATTTTGGGTAAAGGAGATGGTTGCTTTATTTGGTCATTCTGATAATTGTGAGATGTCAAGGGTCCATGGAAATTTTAGTGCGCTGAAGCACTCCAGCAATATCCTAGAAACAGATTCTGACAG GTATCACTCAAGAAGATCAAGATCTAGGGAGATGGGTCAATTATATGGTGGTCGTTCTAGTAGAAGAAGACAGGAAGATGAAAGAAAGCAGAGAACTCTTGATGAGGAATGGAATACCAACTATAAAGAcaatcataaaagaaaatacaGGAACAAAacttctgattctgattctgacaAGGAAGGGTTAGAAGAGGTAGATAGGAAAAAGTATCATGAACACACTAGGAAAAGCTCATTTAATTGGAACAAGGATGACAATAGCAGAAGGCATGAAGAGTATTCTGATGTGGATAGGGTTACTATAAACAGGGACAATGAAAAGCCACATGATAGAAAAGGAAGGAACTCGCAAAAGTCGAACCGGGATAGTAGGGACTGGATTTATGAGGCTGGATGTGATGAGGATAGAGATGGAGATGGAAGAAAACACCATATTAGCCGAAGGAAAGGATCAAGACATCAGAGCAGGGACAACAGTAATGTAACTGATGAATCTGAATCTGACAAAGATAGAGGCCATGAAGAGTATTCTGATGTGGATTGGGATACTATGAGTAGAGAGAATGAAAAGCAGCATGGCAGTAATGGAAGGAACTCACAAAAGTGGAACAGGGATAGTAGGTACCGGATTTATGAGGCTGGATCAGATGAGGATAGACATAGAAAAAGGCACCATAGTAGCCAAAGGAAAGGATCGAGACATCGGAGCAGGGACAACAGTAATGTAGCCGATGAGTCTGAATCTGACAAAGATAGAGGACATGAAAAGTATTCTGATGTGGATTGGGATACTATGAGTAGGGACAATGAAAAGCAGCATGACAGCAAAGGAAAGAACTCACAAAAGAGGAATGGAGATAGTAAGTACCAGATTGATGAGGCTGGATCAGATGAGGATAGACATAGAAAAAAGCACCTTAGTAGCCAAATGAAAGAATCTAGACATCAGAGTAGTGACAGCGGTTATGGAATTGATGAATCTGACAAAGATAAAGGAGAGATGGAAGCACAACATGGTTACTCTAGGAAAAGCTCGAGACACAAAAGATCTGGTCTTCAATACTAA
- the LOC11421150 gene encoding zinc finger CCCH domain-containing protein 5 isoform X1 → MWSNRKEKRKALKKLKRKERRKEIAEKERLEEEARLNDPEEERKRILLEQQEAERIERDRIAFEEREKAWIIKQQQQRDLEEEQQQLSQRDLEQHESELEEEEEEDVDDDDDGRPEIIWLGNEIIIQKKNPNPLLLLHNHNHHHHHHHHQEQHEHHDNRPTSNPFPPESPSQPLHNVAQQPPNFGTELDKAHCPFHLKTAACRFGDRCSRVHFYPDKSCTLLIKNMYNGPGLAWEQDEGLEYTDEEVERCFEEFYEDVHTEFLKFGEIVNFKVCKNGSFHLRGNVYVQYKLLDSALLAYNSVNGRYFAGKQVSCKFVNLTRWKVAICGEYMKSGYKTCSHGTACNFIHCFRNPGGDYEWADSDKPPPKFWVKEMVALFGHSDNCEMSRVHGNFSALKHSSNILETDSDRYHSRRSRSREMGQLYGGRSSRRRQEDERKQRTLDEEWNTNYKDNHKRKYRNKTSDSDSDKEGLEEVDRKKYHEHTRKSSFNWNKDDNSRRHEEYSDVDRVTINRDNEKPHDRKGRNSQKSNRDSRDWIYEAGCDEDRDGDGRKHHISRRKGSRHQSRDNSNVTDESESDKDRGHEEYSDVDWDTMSRENEKQHGSNGRNSQKWNRDSRYRIYEAGSDEDRHRKRHHSSQRKGSRHRSRDNSNVADESESDKDRGHEKYSDVDWDTMSRDNEKQHDSKGKNSQKRNGDSKYQIDEAGSDEDRHRKKHLSSQMKESRHQSSDSGYGIDESDKDKGEMEAQHGYSRKSSRHKRSGLQY, encoded by the exons ATGTGGTCGAATCGAAAGGAGAAGAGGAAGGCATTGAAGAAATTGAAGAGAAAGGAGAGAAGGAAAGAGATTGCTGAGAAGGAACGTTTGGAGGAAGAAGCTCGATTGAATGATCCTGAAGAGGAGAGAAAGAGGATACTCTTGGAGCAGCAAGAGGCGGAGAGAATCGAAAGGGATAGAATCGCTTTCGAAGAGAGGGAGAAAGCTTGGAttatcaaacaacaacaacaacgagacctagaagaagaacaacaacaactatcTCAACGAGACCTAGAACAACATGAATCagaattagaagaagaagaagaagaagacgtTGATGATGACGACGATGGTCGTCCGGAGATTATTTGGCTAGGAAATGAAATTATCATACAAAAGAAGAACCCCAATCCCCTCCTTCTCCTCCACAAccacaaccaccaccaccaccaccaccaccaccag GAGCAGCATGAGCATCATGATAATAGACCTACATCCAATCCCTTTCCCCCGGAATCTCCCTCTCAACCTCTGCACAATGTTGCTCAACAACCACCTAATTTCGGAACTGAACTG GATAAAGCTCACTGTCCCTTTCATCTTAAAACTGCAGCATGTCGATTTGGTGACCGATGTAGCAGGGTCCATTTCTACCCCGATAAGTCCTGCACCCTTCTCATCAAAAACATGTACAATGGTCCTGGACTTGCTTGGGAACAAGATGAAGGCCTTGAG TATACAGATGAGGAGGTTGAACGCTGTTTTGAAGAGTTTTATGAAGATGTTCACACAGAGTTCCTGAAGTTTGGTGAAATTGTGAACTTCAAG GTGTGTAAAAATGGTTCATTTCATTTGCGAGGAAATGTCTACGTACAGTATAAGTTGTTGGATTCTGCTCTGCTTGCTTATAACTCAGTTAATGGTCGCTACTTCGCTGGTAAACAG GTGAGCTgtaaatttgttaatttaacAAGATGGAAGGTTGCCATTTGTGGCGAGTATATGAAATCAGGTTACAAG ACTTGTTCCCATGGAACAGCTTGCAATTTTATCCACTGTTTCCGTAATCCTGGCGGAGACTATGAATGGGCAGATTCTGACAAACCACCCCCGAAATTTTGGGTAAAGGAGATGGTTGCTTTATTTGGTCATTCTGATAATTGTGAGATGTCAAGGGTCCATGGAAATTTTAGTGCGCTGAAGCACTCCAGCAATATCCTAGAAACAGATTCTGACAG GTATCACTCAAGAAGATCAAGATCTAGGGAGATGGGTCAATTATATGGTGGTCGTTCTAGTAGAAGAAGACAGGAAGATGAAAGAAAGCAGAGAACTCTTGATGAGGAATGGAATACCAACTATAAAGAcaatcataaaagaaaatacaGGAACAAAacttctgattctgattctgacaAGGAAGGGTTAGAAGAGGTAGATAGGAAAAAGTATCATGAACACACTAGGAAAAGCTCATTTAATTGGAACAAGGATGACAATAGCAGAAGGCATGAAGAGTATTCTGATGTGGATAGGGTTACTATAAACAGGGACAATGAAAAGCCACATGATAGAAAAGGAAGGAACTCGCAAAAGTCGAACCGGGATAGTAGGGACTGGATTTATGAGGCTGGATGTGATGAGGATAGAGATGGAGATGGAAGAAAACACCATATTAGCCGAAGGAAAGGATCAAGACATCAGAGCAGGGACAACAGTAATGTAACTGATGAATCTGAATCTGACAAAGATAGAGGCCATGAAGAGTATTCTGATGTGGATTGGGATACTATGAGTAGAGAGAATGAAAAGCAGCATGGCAGTAATGGAAGGAACTCACAAAAGTGGAACAGGGATAGTAGGTACCGGATTTATGAGGCTGGATCAGATGAGGATAGACATAGAAAAAGGCACCATAGTAGCCAAAGGAAAGGATCGAGACATCGGAGCAGGGACAACAGTAATGTAGCCGATGAGTCTGAATCTGACAAAGATAGAGGACATGAAAAGTATTCTGATGTGGATTGGGATACTATGAGTAGGGACAATGAAAAGCAGCATGACAGCAAAGGAAAGAACTCACAAAAGAGGAATGGAGATAGTAAGTACCAGATTGATGAGGCTGGATCAGATGAGGATAGACATAGAAAAAAGCACCTTAGTAGCCAAATGAAAGAATCTAGACATCAGAGTAGTGACAGCGGTTATGGAATTGATGAATCTGACAAAGATAAAGGAGAGATGGAAGCACAACATGGTTACTCTAGGAAAAGCTCGAGACACAAAAGATCTGGTCTTCAATACTAA